A part of Sulfurimonas sp. HSL-1716 genomic DNA contains:
- the sucC gene encoding ADP-forming succinate--CoA ligase subunit beta, with the protein MNIHEYQAKQIFAKYGVPTPRGIVANTPDQAAANASELGGKIWVVKAQIHAGGRGLGGGVKLARSIEEVRTLAGEILGMTLVTHQTGPEGKLVQKVYIEEGADIKDELYLGVVLDRAKEMPVIMASTEGGMEIEKVAEETPEKIIKVAVDPAIGFQGFHGRELVFGLGITDPAEQKKLISFASKLYKVYMDNDAEMIEINPLIKTGAGDFLALDGKMGFDDSALGRHPDIEDMRDISEEDADEREASRYGLSYVSLDGEIGCMVNGAGLAMGTMDTINYMGGTPANFLDVGGKANAETVAKGFEIILKNPKVKAIFVNIFGGIVRCDRIANGILEATKLVDVHVPVIVRLDGTNAPEAAEILKNANISNVIAATDLADGAAKAVAAAKGE; encoded by the coding sequence ATGAATATACATGAATATCAGGCAAAACAGATTTTTGCTAAATATGGTGTACCGACACCAAGAGGCATAGTGGCAAATACGCCTGATCAGGCTGCTGCCAACGCATCTGAACTCGGCGGAAAGATTTGGGTCGTAAAAGCTCAAATCCATGCCGGCGGCCGCGGTCTTGGCGGAGGTGTCAAGCTTGCCCGTTCTATCGAGGAGGTCAGAACACTTGCCGGAGAGATCCTTGGAATGACGCTTGTGACGCATCAAACAGGTCCGGAAGGAAAACTTGTTCAAAAAGTCTACATAGAAGAGGGTGCTGACATAAAAGACGAGCTGTATCTTGGTGTAGTTCTTGACCGTGCTAAAGAGATGCCTGTTATCATGGCTTCTACTGAAGGCGGTATGGAGATTGAAAAAGTCGCTGAAGAGACTCCTGAAAAGATCATCAAAGTCGCAGTCGATCCTGCAATCGGTTTTCAAGGTTTCCATGGACGTGAATTAGTATTCGGTCTTGGTATTACCGACCCGGCAGAACAGAAGAAACTTATCAGCTTTGCTTCTAAACTGTATAAGGTTTATATGGACAACGATGCCGAAATGATCGAGATTAACCCGCTGATCAAAACAGGTGCAGGTGATTTCCTTGCTCTTGACGGTAAGATGGGATTTGACGATTCGGCGCTCGGACGTCACCCTGATATCGAAGATATGCGTGATATCTCAGAAGAAGATGCTGATGAAAGAGAAGCGAGCCGTTACGGTCTTTCATATGTATCATTAGACGGTGAGATCGGTTGTATGGTTAACGGAGCAGGTCTTGCAATGGGTACTATGGATACGATCAACTATATGGGCGGTACTCCGGCGAATTTCCTTGATGTCGGCGGTAAAGCGAATGCCGAGACTGTTGCAAAAGGTTTTGAGATCATCCTTAAAAACCCGAAAGTAAAAGCGATTTTCGTAAACATCTTCGGCGGTATCGTTAGATGTGATCGTATCGCAAACGGAATACTCGAAGCAACAAAACTGGTTGACGTACATGTTCCTGTCATTGTGCGTCTAGACGGTACGAATGCACCGGAAGCGGCGGAGATATTGAAAAATGCGAATATATCAAATGTCATTGCGGCGACAGATCTAGCAGACGGTGCGGCAAAAGCAGTAGCTGCAGCGAAAGGAGAGTAA
- the mdh gene encoding malate dehydrogenase, producing the protein MNQGKRVGIVGAGNVGATVAYSLAMLGSCHEIILRDNKIDVAKGKALDMSQAASAVRSHTVVKVADDMSDLTDCDIVVVTAGSPRLPGMSRDDLLMINANITKEVIKGIAQYSPNAIVIMVSNPLDAMTYVALKESGFDRSRVIGMAGILDSSRMASFIQEKLGYGGGQIRASVMGGHGDDMVPLPRYSTVAGVPLTDVLTDIEIDEIVQRTRHGGAEIVGYLKTGSAYYAPAKSTAIMVDAILKDTKQIHPCAVCLDGEYGYADVVSGVPVMLGANGAEKIIEVTLNEKEQEMFARSCASVQTLIDTLNQNNFFKGE; encoded by the coding sequence ATGAATCAAGGAAAAAGAGTCGGTATTGTCGGTGCTGGTAATGTTGGTGCTACAGTCGCTTATTCGCTTGCTATGCTTGGATCTTGTCATGAGATCATATTAAGAGACAACAAAATAGATGTTGCCAAAGGAAAAGCGCTGGATATGAGCCAGGCTGCTTCTGCTGTGAGAAGCCATACCGTTGTGAAGGTGGCCGACGATATGTCCGATCTGACCGATTGCGATATCGTGGTAGTGACAGCTGGAAGCCCTCGTTTGCCTGGTATGAGCCGCGACGATCTTTTGATGATAAACGCGAATATAACCAAAGAGGTCATAAAAGGTATCGCCCAGTATTCGCCTAACGCCATTGTAATCATGGTTTCAAACCCGCTGGATGCAATGACGTATGTCGCACTTAAAGAAAGCGGTTTTGACAGAAGCAGGGTTATCGGTATGGCCGGAATTCTTGACAGTTCGAGAATGGCTTCGTTCATCCAAGAGAAACTAGGCTACGGAGGAGGGCAGATCCGTGCTTCGGTTATGGGCGGACACGGCGATGACATGGTTCCTCTTCCTCGTTATTCTACCGTAGCAGGCGTTCCTCTAACAGACGTGCTTACGGATATCGAGATAGATGAGATCGTACAGCGTACACGCCATGGCGGTGCCGAGATCGTAGGATATCTGAAAACAGGATCTGCTTATTATGCTCCTGCAAAATCGACCGCTATCATGGTCGATGCGATCTTAAAAGACACGAAACAGATACATCCGTGTGCCGTATGTCTGGACGGTGAGTACGGTTACGCCGATGTCGTGTCCGGAGTTCCGGTAATGCTTGGTGCAAACGGTGCCGAAAAGATCATCGAAGTGACTTTGAATGAAAAAGAGCAGGAGATGTTCGCCAGATCATGTGCATCGGTTCAAACATTGATCGATACATTGAATCAAAATAATTTTTTTAAAGGAGAGTAG
- the fumC gene encoding class II fumarate hydratase codes for MATRIEKDTMGEISVPLDAYWGAQTQRSVENFKIGEEKMPYEITRAFSYLKKAVALVNKDLGKLDAKKADAIAAAADDMLAGKLDGNYPLVVWQTGSGTQSNMNNNEVLANRATEILGGDFRKEKLVHPNDDVNKSQSSNDTYPTALHVASVISVEELLLPAVAKLKATLQAKSEEFSSVVKIGRTHLQDATPLTLGQEISGWVEMLNKCEKMIKDSLEPVRELALGGTAVGTGLNAHPELGERVAKKLSELTGHDFITAPNKFHALTSHDALVYAHGALKALSADMMKIANDVRWLASGPRCGLGEISIPENEPGSSIMPGKVNPTQSEAVTMVTCQVMGNDATIGFAASQGNFELNVFKPVIAYNFLQSSRILADSIVSFNDNAAIGIEANVEKIDHYLRDSLMLVTALNPHIGYENAAKIAKTAHKNGTTLKEEAVNLGLLTSEEFDKYVVAEDMISPKE; via the coding sequence ATGGCAACACGTATTGAAAAAGACACAATGGGAGAGATATCTGTCCCGTTGGACGCTTATTGGGGTGCGCAGACTCAACGTTCTGTAGAAAATTTTAAGATAGGTGAAGAGAAAATGCCTTACGAGATTACTCGTGCATTTTCTTATCTTAAAAAAGCGGTGGCTCTTGTAAACAAAGATCTCGGAAAACTTGACGCGAAAAAAGCGGATGCGATAGCAGCTGCGGCTGATGATATGCTTGCAGGCAAACTTGACGGAAATTATCCTCTTGTCGTATGGCAGACAGGTTCGGGCACACAGTCCAATATGAATAACAATGAAGTTCTGGCAAACCGTGCTACCGAGATACTCGGCGGAGATTTCAGAAAAGAGAAATTGGTTCATCCAAATGACGATGTCAATAAGTCACAAAGTTCAAACGATACGTATCCGACAGCGCTGCATGTAGCATCTGTCATATCTGTTGAGGAGCTTTTACTTCCTGCTGTGGCAAAGCTAAAAGCAACGCTTCAGGCAAAAAGTGAAGAGTTCAGCAGTGTCGTGAAGATCGGGCGTACCCACCTTCAAGATGCTACACCGCTTACTCTCGGTCAAGAGATCAGCGGCTGGGTAGAGATGCTTAACAAATGTGAGAAGATGATAAAAGATTCTTTGGAACCTGTACGTGAACTTGCACTCGGCGGAACGGCAGTAGGTACGGGTCTAAACGCTCACCCAGAGCTTGGAGAGCGTGTTGCTAAAAAACTTTCGGAGTTAACAGGACATGATTTCATAACTGCGCCAAACAAGTTCCATGCACTCACTTCTCACGATGCTCTTGTATACGCTCACGGTGCACTTAAAGCATTGTCTGCAGATATGATGAAAATCGCCAATGATGTCAGATGGCTGGCTTCAGGCCCTCGCTGCGGTCTTGGTGAAATTTCAATTCCTGAAAACGAACCTGGTTCGTCGATCATGCCGGGTAAAGTAAACCCGACACAAAGCGAAGCCGTGACTATGGTTACTTGTCAAGTCATGGGTAATGATGCGACTATCGGTTTTGCGGCCAGCCAAGGAAACTTCGAGCTAAACGTATTTAAACCGGTTATTGCGTACAACTTCTTGCAATCTTCAAGAATTCTTGCTGATTCCATCGTATCGTTCAACGACAATGCGGCGATCGGGATAGAAGCGAATGTCGAAAAAATAGATCACTATCTGCGTGATTCGTTGATGCTGGTAACGGCACTTAATCCTCATATAGGTTATGAAAATGCTGCAAAAATAGCTAAAACGGCTCATAAAAACGGAACAACGTTGAAAGAGGAAGCTGTTAATTTGGGATTGTTGACTTCAGAAGAGTTCGACAAATATGTCGTAGCAGAAGATATGATAAGCCCAAAAGAATAA
- a CDS encoding ABC transporter permease, whose product MNKNIVPYLVKRFLRFDKEQPFIFLSALLAFLGITLGVMVLIIAMALMNGFDKEFKNKLTVMNYPLTILPKFYGSVDEYLLTTLVNDFPKLKFSPYVMSSVLTRNGPKLEGGYIFGVDFKAEAKVNSILNKAIKDYNYPKFSVVIGKSLKDEFQIHKEDKLMYIFTEVEPGGLSITPKVKRFKVKEFFDSGLIAYDKAYSYTDMTSLQRVLGIPSNQYDGIHVFSDNPHKDILRIKKMLPDSVVVKGWWQDNVNFFAALEMEKSSLFIVLMLLILIASINIISSLLMTVMNRRAEIALLLSLGASKAQIKKIFLYLGIVIGIGGILAGIVLGLSGIWILSNFDIVHLPKDVYPTTTLPLDLSTIDFSLIVFGAFFIVILSSYYPAKKASEVDILTVLRNE is encoded by the coding sequence TTGAATAAAAACATAGTCCCGTATCTTGTAAAACGCTTTTTGCGTTTTGACAAAGAGCAGCCGTTTATCTTTTTATCAGCGCTTCTTGCCTTTTTGGGGATAACCCTCGGCGTCATGGTTTTGATCATCGCCATGGCACTTATGAACGGTTTTGATAAAGAGTTTAAAAACAAGCTCACCGTTATGAACTATCCTCTTACGATACTTCCGAAATTTTACGGTTCCGTGGATGAATATCTTTTGACCACGCTTGTAAACGATTTTCCGAAATTGAAGTTCAGTCCCTATGTTATGTCCTCGGTCCTTACGAGAAACGGTCCGAAACTTGAAGGAGGGTATATCTTCGGAGTCGATTTTAAAGCCGAGGCGAAAGTCAACAGCATATTGAACAAAGCGATAAAAGATTACAACTACCCAAAATTCAGCGTCGTCATCGGAAAGTCGTTAAAAGACGAGTTTCAGATACATAAAGAGGACAAGCTGATGTATATCTTTACTGAAGTCGAACCGGGTGGACTCTCGATCACGCCGAAAGTAAAAAGGTTTAAAGTAAAGGAGTTCTTTGATTCGGGACTGATAGCATACGATAAAGCTTACAGCTATACCGATATGACCTCTTTGCAAAGGGTCCTTGGTATCCCTTCAAACCAGTATGACGGTATCCATGTCTTTTCCGACAATCCGCATAAAGATATCCTCAGGATCAAAAAAATGCTTCCCGATTCGGTTGTCGTCAAAGGATGGTGGCAGGATAACGTAAATTTCTTTGCCGCTTTGGAGATGGAAAAAAGCTCACTTTTCATTGTTTTGATGCTTTTGATCCTGATTGCATCTATCAATATCATATCCTCCCTGCTTATGACTGTTATGAACAGACGTGCGGAAATCGCGCTGCTGCTCTCTTTAGGAGCATCGAAAGCCCAGATAAAAAAGATATTCTTGTATCTTGGCATCGTTATCGGAATAGGCGGTATCTTAGCGGGTATAGTTTTGGGGCTGAGCGGTATCTGGATACTCAGCAATTTTGATATCGTTCATCTTCCAAAAGACGTGTATCCGACAACGACGCTTCCTCTTGATCTTAGTACAATCGATTTTTCGCTGATCGTTTTCGGTGCATTTTTCATTGTAATCCTTTCCTCTTATTATCCGGCGAAAAAAGCAAGTGAAGTGGATATTCTTACGGTTCTTAGAAACGAATAA
- the mltG gene encoding endolytic transglycosylase MltG, whose product MKRNILTIMKWSFEIALVMLISFIYYLNMIVVTPTVVYIPSGSIDKIITQLSRQNYNVTKLDALILRFLGSPQKGWIYIGSEKVTRADFLYRLTTAKAATEDVTLIPGETTYIFLNQLSESLKLDRELLQKYYDRYSKYKEGEFVPNTYKLPIGISEENLIKTLLAASDRQMRELSFKIFGKYDKDRWFRYVTVASIIQKEAASIEEMPLVSSVIYNRIKKGMKLQMDGSLNYGEYSHIKITHKRIMTDKSSYNTYLYRGIPDAPVCNVSIEAIKAAIFPAKTSYLYFVKAKNNRHVFSCNYSTHIKNINNATK is encoded by the coding sequence ATGAAAAGAAATATACTTACTATTATGAAATGGAGTTTTGAAATCGCGCTGGTTATGCTTATTTCGTTCATCTACTACCTAAATATGATCGTTGTCACCCCTACAGTAGTCTACATACCAAGCGGCTCTATTGATAAAATTATAACACAGCTTTCAAGGCAAAACTATAACGTAACCAAGTTGGATGCTTTGATACTCAGATTTTTAGGATCTCCGCAAAAAGGATGGATATATATAGGCTCAGAGAAAGTGACGCGCGCCGATTTTTTATATAGGCTCACAACCGCAAAAGCTGCGACGGAAGATGTGACGTTGATACCGGGGGAGACGACATACATATTTTTGAACCAGCTTTCTGAGAGTTTGAAGCTGGACAGAGAACTTCTACAAAAATATTATGACAGATACAGCAAATACAAAGAGGGAGAGTTCGTACCAAATACGTATAAACTGCCTATAGGAATCAGTGAAGAGAATCTTATTAAAACGCTTTTAGCAGCATCCGATAGACAGATGAGAGAACTTTCTTTTAAGATCTTCGGAAAATATGATAAAGACAGATGGTTTCGATATGTAACAGTTGCTTCCATTATCCAAAAAGAAGCGGCTTCGATCGAAGAGATGCCTTTGGTGAGTTCGGTCATATACAACCGTATCAAAAAGGGGATGAAGCTTCAAATGGACGGAAGTCTGAATTACGGTGAGTACTCGCATATCAAGATCACACACAAGCGTATTATGACAGACAAAAGTTCCTATAATACATATCTTTACAGAGGGATACCGGATGCTCCTGTTTGTAATGTAAGCATAGAAGCGATCAAAGCTGCAATTTTTCCCGCAAAAACATCATATCTCTACTTTGTAAAAGCAAAAAACAATCGCCATGTCTTTAGTTGTAACTATTCTACACACATAAAAAACATCAATAATGCTACAAAATGA
- a CDS encoding AsmA-like C-terminal domain-containing protein, with amino-acid sequence MDFTNLNIKKLYIKWDEKLVITADKIEVRTHTKHDTGFNYKKRLKSVIYVLKNSNELSDLIERIDIKKIAFNDMEASFKYKIGDKGHLTLNSKKIALQCKIEADSKHSLITIEQFHNNLKSIALKGKILIDNTHETLSADIDMDIFDDAKLRLYAYSNKKDFFYALYSDKKIKNLQKILKLFPIPAYVDPWIYDAIKMSDANLKKFYGYMEFSKPRSIIKNMYGDIDLYDVNYTFDKRLAPIVTTSTNVVFKDGILNIYPKNGTFNSQDLNNSHLDIDLNPNKNILTVYLRDHLSLNDDILFLLKTYHIDIPFVQTSSTTDTNLDIAIKLANFNVDVNGSFKIDDADFLYNGLNLHASKGFLTLKGSHVDVKQLKLSYKDSLQSDISGYLNPAKHLGEINIAVNKADFYSKKLYLSSKTSKLNLIYKASPKGDKIDVSPSSWFYKNDKIKVDGFDLNFNFAALFARFSAVQISLEDKLYAYLSGDMDFKRLLADMKLDIVKLDYKGLKLDQTVLPLSIKYDKELQAGTAAKSLWKINNQKVVLSPARLIYDGEYLKSINSFINFQNRFDTNFDIVYDMNKETGYLSLSNLNVKSSYLKRFFSKNDTYHLKILKNDKETKMFLDKYGLEFSLNTDEQWSLKCNDIGKIYMNVPYLKDYNITEGNIELFSGKTGDFTFSGKIKYPYKILVKNNVPVENYYFNGVYKPDGTEINVNNDLDIKIKKDIKIKSSAIGFNIPEIIRLSNNRKMETNSTKTPLVTLEADKSYLYLKDNKKMLADHLELQYLNSGITAQLKYKNGSAGFNLSRYGIFYLYGSHFNDKFMNELFSTSNFYNGDLSFTFNGAFDNFSGIIEVKKTILKDYKVLNNVFAFINTVPSLVTFNLPDYSKDGLNVENMYVGFTSKKGIYDLSDISLNSKEIKIYGKGTLNLNTENLDLDLNLKTDLGSKASKIPLVGYILFDKDSISTSLKVTGNMYDPKVSTTIAKDIVIAPLNIIKRTLLLPMELLSPQ; translated from the coding sequence TTGGACTTTACAAATCTCAATATAAAGAAATTATACATAAAATGGGATGAAAAACTTGTCATAACGGCCGACAAGATCGAAGTAAGAACTCATACAAAACATGATACCGGTTTTAATTACAAAAAACGCCTAAAAAGCGTGATCTATGTTTTGAAGAATTCGAACGAGCTTTCCGATCTCATCGAACGAATCGATATAAAAAAAATAGCTTTCAACGATATGGAAGCATCGTTTAAATATAAGATCGGCGATAAAGGGCATCTTACCCTTAACTCGAAAAAGATAGCGCTTCAATGCAAAATAGAAGCTGACAGCAAACACTCGCTTATAACTATCGAGCAGTTCCATAATAACTTGAAAAGTATCGCTTTAAAGGGAAAAATACTGATCGACAATACACATGAAACATTGTCCGCAGATATAGATATGGATATATTCGATGATGCAAAACTAAGGTTATACGCCTACTCGAACAAAAAAGATTTTTTTTATGCGCTTTATTCGGATAAAAAGATCAAAAACCTGCAAAAAATACTAAAACTCTTTCCAATACCTGCTTATGTAGACCCTTGGATCTATGATGCGATCAAAATGAGCGATGCAAACCTGAAAAAATTCTACGGATATATGGAGTTCTCCAAACCAAGAAGTATAATCAAAAATATGTACGGAGATATCGATCTGTATGACGTTAATTACACTTTTGACAAAAGACTCGCACCCATAGTGACCACAAGTACGAATGTCGTTTTTAAAGACGGAATCCTCAATATATATCCTAAAAACGGAACATTTAACAGCCAAGATCTTAATAACAGTCATCTGGATATAGATCTCAATCCGAACAAAAATATTTTAACCGTTTATCTTAGAGATCATCTTTCATTAAATGACGATATACTCTTTTTATTAAAAACCTACCATATCGATATTCCGTTTGTCCAGACGAGTTCAACGACAGATACGAATTTGGATATAGCGATAAAACTTGCAAACTTCAATGTCGACGTGAACGGTTCTTTTAAGATCGATGACGCGGATTTTTTATATAACGGATTGAATCTGCATGCATCAAAAGGCTTTTTAACTTTAAAAGGCTCTCATGTAGACGTAAAACAGTTGAAACTCTCCTATAAAGACTCGCTGCAATCGGATATATCTGGATATTTGAATCCGGCAAAACATCTTGGAGAGATCAATATAGCTGTCAACAAAGCGGATTTTTACTCAAAAAAATTGTATTTATCCTCCAAAACAAGCAAATTGAACCTGATATATAAAGCTTCTCCAAAAGGAGATAAGATAGATGTATCTCCATCATCCTGGTTTTACAAAAACGACAAGATTAAAGTGGACGGGTTTGATCTGAATTTTAACTTTGCCGCCCTCTTTGCCAGATTCTCCGCCGTACAGATATCACTTGAAGATAAACTCTATGCGTATCTCTCCGGCGATATGGATTTCAAAAGACTTCTTGCCGATATGAAGCTCGATATAGTCAAACTCGATTACAAGGGTTTGAAGCTTGATCAGACCGTGCTTCCTCTTTCTATAAAGTACGATAAAGAGCTGCAAGCAGGCACAGCTGCCAAAAGTTTATGGAAGATCAACAATCAAAAAGTCGTCTTGAGCCCTGCCCGATTAATTTACGATGGAGAATACCTAAAATCTATAAACAGTTTTATAAACTTTCAAAACAGGTTTGATACGAATTTCGACATAGTTTACGATATGAACAAAGAGACGGGGTACCTTTCTTTGAGCAATCTAAACGTAAAAAGCAGCTATCTGAAAAGATTTTTCAGCAAAAACGACACATACCATTTAAAGATCCTAAAGAACGATAAAGAAACAAAAATGTTTTTGGACAAATACGGTTTGGAGTTTAGTTTAAACACCGATGAGCAGTGGTCTTTAAAATGTAATGACATCGGCAAGATATATATGAACGTGCCGTACCTCAAAGACTACAATATAACCGAAGGAAACATCGAGCTCTTTTCAGGCAAAACGGGTGATTTTACGTTTAGCGGCAAAATAAAATACCCCTACAAAATTCTCGTAAAAAACAATGTTCCTGTTGAAAATTATTATTTTAACGGCGTATACAAGCCCGATGGCACGGAAATAAACGTAAACAACGATCTTGATATAAAAATAAAAAAAGATATAAAGATAAAATCAAGTGCAATAGGATTTAATATACCCGAAATCATAAGACTCAGCAATAACCGCAAAATGGAAACGAACAGCACAAAAACGCCTCTGGTTACGCTTGAAGCCGATAAAAGCTATCTCTACTTGAAAGATAACAAAAAGATGCTCGCAGACCATCTGGAACTGCAATATCTCAACTCCGGAATAACGGCTCAGCTGAAATATAAAAACGGCAGTGCGGGATTCAATCTGAGCAGATACGGCATATTTTACCTCTACGGTTCGCATTTTAATGACAAGTTTATGAACGAACTCTTTTCAACGTCAAATTTTTATAACGGTGATCTCTCTTTTACTTTTAACGGGGCATTTGATAACTTTTCCGGGATAATCGAGGTTAAAAAAACGATCTTGAAAGACTACAAAGTCTTAAACAACGTGTTTGCATTTATAAACACTGTTCCCTCTCTGGTGACGTTCAATCTGCCGGATTACTCCAAAGACGGTCTGAACGTCGAGAACATGTATGTAGGCTTCACATCAAAAAAAGGCATTTATGATCTTAGCGATATCTCCTTGAACTCAAAAGAGATCAAGATCTACGGAAAAGGCACTTTAAACCTCAATACCGAAAATCTTGATCTTGATCTAAACCTGAAAACAGATCTGGGTTCAAAAGCCTCGAAGATACCTTTGGTAGGATACATTCTCTTTGACAAAGACAGTATATCGACATCATTAAAAGTCACGGGGAATATGTATGATCCAAAAGTGAGCACCACGATAGCAAAAGATATAGTGATCGCGCCCTTAAATATAATAAAAAGGACGCTTCTGCTACCTATGGAGCTGCTCTCTCCGCAATAG